The Kiloniellales bacterium genome window below encodes:
- a CDS encoding CarD family transcriptional regulator: protein MAKAKNVDYSAGDFVVYPTHGVGKVLGVETQEISGVTLELIIIKFDKDRMTLRVPVDKAENSGLRKLSTRKVMDTALTTLKGRSRAKRTMWSRRAQEYEAKINSGDPVSIAEVVRDLHRGDDQPDQSYSERQMYQAALDRLARELAALEKIDELAAAQKLEDLLKAA from the coding sequence ATGGCAAAAGCGAAAAACGTCGACTACAGCGCAGGTGATTTCGTGGTTTACCCGACTCACGGGGTCGGCAAGGTCCTGGGGGTCGAGACCCAGGAAATTTCCGGTGTGACCCTCGAGCTGATCATCATCAAGTTCGACAAGGACCGCATGACGCTGCGGGTTCCGGTCGACAAGGCCGAGAATTCGGGCCTGCGCAAGCTGTCGACGCGCAAGGTCATGGACACCGCGCTGACCACCCTGAAGGGACGCAGCCGGGCCAAGCGCACCATGTGGAGCCGTCGCGCCCAGGAGTATGAGGCCAAGATCAACTCCGGCGACCCGGTGTCGATCGCCGAGGTCGTGCGCGACCTGCACCGCGGCGACGACCAGCCGGACCAGTCCTACAGCGAGCGGCAGATGTATCAGGCCGCGCTCGACCGCCTGGCGCGCGAGCTGGCGGCGCTGGAGAAGATCGACGAGCTGGCGGCGGCCCAGAAGCTGGAGGATCTGCTCAAGGCGGCGTGA
- a CDS encoding AraC family transcriptional regulator, whose amino-acid sequence MPLEPKILAAAGSGILAALERAGVPPAPLLNQAGLPPEAFRDPSNRIPLRRFVRLLELAARETGDPCFGLHHGAAYHLSEAGVLGYAMLSAPTVGAAAVNLTRFIRMQVDRLEVALEQDEAQARLGFRLTDAKITARRQYNERLLALAFNAFRDTTGTRWFPEAVCFEHEAPDDDSEHRRFFGAPLRFGQASNQLVFERGFLDRPLKTADPRLFQALVPQIETQLQAVPQGDGLAAEIQELLAASLKDGRPSLARVANELGLGTRTLQRRLKERDIAFWDLVEGTRRQLAESYLDEGRLTISEVAYLLGYSELSAFSRAYRRWTGAAPVDSRQKPQPSAPGSG is encoded by the coding sequence TTGCCACTCGAGCCGAAGATACTCGCCGCGGCAGGTTCCGGAATCCTTGCGGCCCTCGAACGGGCCGGCGTGCCGCCGGCGCCGCTCCTGAACCAGGCCGGGCTCCCGCCCGAGGCCTTCCGCGACCCCTCGAACAGGATCCCGCTCCGGCGCTTCGTCCGCCTGCTGGAGCTGGCGGCCCGAGAGACCGGCGACCCCTGCTTCGGCCTGCACCACGGCGCCGCCTACCATCTTTCCGAGGCGGGGGTGCTCGGCTATGCCATGTTGAGCGCACCGACCGTCGGTGCCGCGGCCGTCAACCTGACCCGCTTCATCCGCATGCAGGTCGACCGCCTCGAGGTCGCGCTGGAGCAGGACGAAGCGCAGGCCCGGCTCGGCTTCCGCCTCACGGACGCCAAGATCACCGCGCGCCGGCAGTACAACGAGCGCCTCCTCGCGCTCGCCTTCAACGCCTTTCGGGACACCACGGGCACCCGCTGGTTTCCCGAGGCGGTCTGCTTCGAGCACGAGGCGCCGGACGACGACTCCGAGCACCGACGCTTCTTCGGCGCGCCGCTCCGCTTCGGCCAGGCCTCGAACCAGCTGGTATTCGAGCGCGGCTTTCTGGACCGCCCCCTGAAGACCGCCGATCCCCGGCTGTTCCAAGCCCTCGTGCCCCAGATCGAGACCCAGCTCCAGGCGGTCCCGCAGGGCGACGGGCTTGCCGCCGAGATACAGGAGCTGCTGGCGGCCTCGCTCAAGGACGGACGGCCGAGCTTGGCCCGGGTCGCGAACGAGCTGGGGCTCGGCACCCGCACGCTGCAGCGCCGCCTCAAGGAACGGGACATCGCGTTCTGGGACCTGGTCGAGGGCACCCGGCGGCAACTGGCCGAAAGCTATTTGGACGAGGGGCGGCTGACCATCTCAGAAGTCGCCTACCTGCTCGGCTATTCCGAGCTCAGCGCCTTCTCGCGCGCCTACCGCCGCTGGACCGGGGCGGCGCCGGTCGACAGCCGCCAGAAGCCGCAGCCTTCGGCCCCTGGCTCGGGCTGA
- the pip gene encoding prolyl aminopeptidase, with product MTAFELYPAIEPYETGVLEPAPPHRLYWEVSGNPEGRPVVFLHGGPGAGASADHRRFFDPERYRIVIFDQRGAGRSTPLGALAANTTADLVGDIELLRETLGIARWLVFGGSWGSTLALAYAQAHPERVTGLVLRGIFLGRPQEIDWFLHGMGRFFPDVWRPFAGHLPEAERGDLLGNYHRRLTDPDPEVHLPAARAWSAYEGACSTLLPSPETVAAFTDDGMALGLARIEAHYFVNRLFLEEGALLAGVETIRDIPAVIVQGRYDMVCPTATADALHQAWPEANYQVIPEAGHSAMEPGIRAALVAATRKFAAG from the coding sequence ATGACTGCCTTCGAGCTCTACCCCGCGATCGAGCCCTACGAGACCGGCGTGCTCGAGCCCGCGCCGCCGCACCGGCTGTACTGGGAGGTCTCGGGCAACCCCGAGGGTCGGCCCGTGGTCTTCCTGCACGGCGGGCCGGGCGCGGGCGCCTCGGCCGACCACCGCCGCTTCTTCGATCCCGAACGCTACCGCATCGTGATCTTCGACCAGCGCGGTGCCGGCCGCTCGACCCCGCTGGGCGCGCTGGCCGCGAACACCACGGCCGACCTGGTCGGCGACATCGAGCTGCTGCGCGAGACGCTCGGCATCGCGCGCTGGCTGGTGTTCGGCGGCTCCTGGGGCTCGACCCTGGCGCTGGCCTACGCCCAGGCCCACCCGGAGCGGGTGACCGGCCTGGTCCTGCGCGGCATCTTCCTCGGCCGGCCCCAGGAGATCGACTGGTTCCTGCACGGCATGGGCCGTTTCTTCCCCGACGTCTGGCGGCCCTTCGCCGGGCACCTGCCCGAGGCCGAACGCGGCGACCTCCTGGGCAATTACCACAGGCGCCTCACCGACCCCGACCCGGAGGTCCACCTGCCGGCGGCGCGCGCCTGGAGCGCCTATGAGGGCGCCTGTTCCACACTGCTGCCCAGCCCGGAGACCGTGGCCGCCTTCACCGACGACGGGATGGCGCTCGGCCTCGCGCGCATCGAGGCGCACTACTTCGTCAACCGCCTGTTCCTGGAAGAGGGCGCGCTGCTCGCCGGCGTCGAGACGATCCGCGACATCCCGGCGGTCATCGTCCAGGGCCGCTACGACATGGTCTGCCCGACGGCGACCGCCGACGCGCTGCACCAGGCCTGGCCCGAGGCCAACTACCAGGTGATCCCCGAGGCCGGCCACTCGGCCATGGAGCCCGGCATCCGCGCGGCCCTGGTCGCCGCCACCCGCAAGTTCGCGGCGGGCTAG
- a CDS encoding methyl-accepting chemotaxis protein, whose translation MIQQPEDPAAAAAMPSTAMPPAAEFAGRGIGTRLLMAFAVVASLTVMASAVAWFSFTDFEAGLSRTTGKSMPQVRLALRLAAEGSALSASAPTLVAAADEATRSQQLAALDRGAGRMKATLAELTRISANRQDLAALEALIDRLLERVAALDAAVGARLEAAGRRAAAASTANQLHSEVLAELVPMLNDADYELVIGSEDAQTGDTAAIEALMGAGLARLRRLMEIQSETNLLAGQMAAGATALEAALIAPMRERFDASRQRLEESFARLSGVAGLAGLRGNLDRLLALAEGEAGVFAVRGQELQAAADAERILEDTRTAANEVIDLASGMVALAERDVVAIAGEASEAIASGRNWLLALTFCSLLGALLVGVFYVNRRIVRRLARLAGAMSGIAAGRLDTEIPTEGRDEIAAMARTLVQFRDTLSENRAAEARAPVEVPLDTPPEPLAAPVVVAKAEAFEVDAGRLVETLAGAAARIDSAARTLSQAADQSGQQAGAAAEATSGATDSVDRAAETARTLSQSIGRIGEKVAGSLDISRAAVEQAEATNGEVEALATAADKIGAIVKLISDIAKQTNLLALNATIEAARAGEAGKGFAVVASEVKSLANQTAQATQEIGQQISAMQDRVKSAVGAIHTIGEAITRVDGIAGEISQAIQEQSGGTEAIADQVAQAANGAAMVSANLDGVTETVGQTGEQAREVLDSVGDLTREAEALRGEVQRFLHGLRAA comes from the coding sequence ATGATCCAACAGCCAGAAGATCCCGCCGCCGCCGCGGCGATGCCGTCCACGGCGATGCCGCCGGCGGCCGAGTTCGCGGGCCGGGGCATCGGAACCCGCCTGCTGATGGCCTTCGCCGTCGTCGCCTCGCTGACCGTCATGGCCAGCGCCGTGGCATGGTTCTCCTTCACCGACTTCGAGGCCGGCCTCTCGCGCACCACCGGCAAGAGCATGCCCCAGGTCCGGCTCGCGCTGCGCCTCGCGGCCGAGGGCTCCGCCCTCTCCGCCTCGGCGCCGACCCTGGTCGCCGCTGCCGACGAGGCCACCCGGTCCCAGCAGCTGGCCGCGCTCGACCGGGGCGCCGGGCGCATGAAGGCGACGCTCGCCGAGCTCACCCGGATCAGCGCGAACCGGCAGGACCTGGCCGCGCTCGAGGCTCTGATCGACCGGCTCCTGGAGCGGGTAGCCGCACTGGACGCAGCGGTCGGCGCCCGCCTCGAGGCCGCCGGGCGGCGCGCCGCCGCGGCCTCGACCGCCAACCAGCTGCACAGCGAGGTCCTGGCCGAGCTGGTGCCCATGCTCAACGACGCCGACTACGAGCTGGTGATTGGCAGCGAGGACGCCCAGACCGGCGACACCGCGGCGATCGAGGCGTTGATGGGCGCCGGCCTGGCCCGTCTCCGGCGGCTGATGGAGATCCAGTCGGAGACCAACCTGCTGGCCGGCCAGATGGCCGCCGGGGCGACCGCCCTCGAGGCCGCGCTAATAGCCCCGATGCGCGAGCGCTTCGACGCCTCGCGGCAGCGCCTGGAGGAGTCCTTCGCCAGGCTCTCCGGGGTCGCCGGCCTCGCCGGGCTGCGCGGCAACCTCGACCGCCTGCTTGCCCTGGCCGAGGGCGAGGCCGGGGTCTTCGCGGTTAGGGGCCAGGAGCTCCAGGCGGCCGCCGACGCCGAGCGCATCCTCGAGGACACGAGGACCGCGGCCAACGAGGTCATCGACCTGGCCAGCGGCATGGTCGCCCTGGCCGAACGCGACGTCGTGGCGATCGCCGGCGAGGCCTCGGAGGCGATCGCCTCGGGCCGCAATTGGCTGCTCGCGCTCACCTTCTGCAGCCTGCTGGGCGCGCTGCTGGTCGGTGTGTTCTACGTCAACCGCCGGATCGTGCGCCGGCTCGCCCGCCTCGCCGGGGCCATGAGCGGGATCGCCGCCGGCCGGCTCGATACCGAGATCCCGACCGAGGGCCGGGACGAGATCGCCGCCATGGCGCGGACCCTGGTGCAGTTCCGCGACACCCTCTCCGAGAACCGCGCGGCCGAGGCCCGGGCCCCTGTCGAAGTCCCGCTAGACACCCCGCCGGAACCCCTCGCGGCGCCCGTCGTCGTCGCCAAGGCGGAAGCCTTCGAGGTCGACGCCGGCCGGCTGGTCGAGACCCTGGCCGGCGCCGCCGCCCGGATCGACAGCGCCGCCCGGACGCTCTCCCAGGCGGCCGACCAGAGCGGCCAGCAGGCCGGGGCCGCCGCCGAGGCGACCAGCGGCGCGACCGACAGCGTCGACCGGGCGGCCGAGACCGCCCGGACCCTCTCCCAGTCGATCGGCCGGATCGGCGAGAAGGTGGCCGGCTCGCTAGACATCTCCCGCGCCGCGGTCGAGCAGGCCGAGGCCACCAACGGCGAGGTCGAGGCCCTGGCCACCGCCGCCGACAAGATCGGCGCCATCGTCAAGCTGATCTCCGACATCGCCAAGCAGACCAACCTGCTGGCGCTCAACGCGACCATCGAGGCGGCGCGGGCGGGCGAGGCCGGCAAGGGCTTCGCGGTGGTCGCCTCGGAGGTCAAGAGCCTGGCCAACCAGACCGCGCAGGCGACCCAGGAGATCGGCCAGCAGATCTCGGCCATGCAGGACCGCGTCAAGTCGGCGGTCGGCGCGATCCACACCATCGGCGAGGCGATCACCCGGGTCGACGGCATCGCCGGCGAGATCTCCCAGGCGATCCAGGAGCAGAGCGGCGGCACCGAGGCGATCGCCGACCAGGTGGCCCAGGCCGCGAATGGCGCGGCCATGGTCTCGGCCAACCTGGACGGCGTCACCGAGACCGTCGGCCAGACCGGCGAACAGGCCCGGGAGGTGCTCGACTCGGTCGGCGACCTGACCCGCGAGGCCGAGGCGCTGCGCGGCGAGGTGCAGCGCTTCCTCCACGGCTTGCGCGCCGCCTGA
- a CDS encoding thermonuclease family protein, which produces MVSGARLSAAACVLLAGVLPASFLLAGEQPADGTTGTEEPPRVAEVMSGDTLRLADGRELKLAAVAAPQPAGSDRLAEAARRLLASLAADKPLSLEFDRRPRNRYGQLLAQARVPGPGGREVWLQAALLEKGLARVRGLPENGRAWPELLAIEDAARREGRGLWAYRGFAVIGPEETDRYIGSFQIVEGRVLSAAVIRRRGYLNFGEDWKTDFTVSLDRAALKRFEESGLAPASLEGRLLRVRGWLDSYNGPMIEVAYPEQIELLEP; this is translated from the coding sequence ATGGTTTCGGGAGCGCGCCTGAGCGCCGCCGCCTGCGTCCTACTGGCGGGCGTCCTGCCGGCAAGCTTTCTGCTTGCCGGCGAACAGCCGGCCGACGGAACGACCGGCACGGAGGAGCCGCCGCGGGTCGCCGAGGTCATGAGCGGCGACACCCTGCGCCTCGCCGACGGCCGGGAACTCAAGCTGGCCGCCGTCGCGGCGCCGCAGCCAGCGGGCAGCGACCGGCTGGCCGAGGCGGCGCGGCGGCTGCTCGCGAGCCTGGCGGCCGACAAGCCGCTCAGCCTGGAGTTCGACCGGCGGCCGAGGAACCGCTACGGCCAGCTGCTGGCCCAGGCCCGCGTCCCCGGACCGGGCGGGCGCGAGGTCTGGCTCCAGGCCGCGCTGCTCGAGAAGGGGCTCGCCCGGGTGCGCGGCCTGCCGGAGAACGGCCGGGCCTGGCCGGAGCTGCTGGCGATCGAGGACGCGGCCCGCCGGGAGGGACGCGGCCTCTGGGCCTACCGCGGCTTCGCGGTGATCGGCCCGGAAGAAACGGACCGCTATATCGGCAGCTTCCAGATCGTCGAGGGCCGGGTGCTCTCCGCCGCGGTGATCAGGCGGCGTGGCTACCTCAACTTCGGCGAAGACTGGAAGACCGACTTCACGGTCAGCCTGGACCGGGCCGCGCTCAAGCGCTTCGAAGAGAGCGGGCTCGCGCCGGCCAGCCTCGAGGGCCGACTCCTGCGCGTGCGCGGCTGGCTCGATTCCTACAACGGCCCGATGATCGAGGTCGCCTACCCGGAACAGATCGAGCTTCTGGAGCCGTAA
- a CDS encoding response regulator, translating to MSKQKLLAIDWPPSFARRVRQAAAESGLEVRIAESPQEFMALYPHYQPDIVAFQVFMMEVDGIELVQWLGAQERKASVLLSADHEPRYAEAAKAIAETVGTVEVTVVPNALDQRQFRATLASLAQAARHGGEAKGRVCE from the coding sequence ATGTCCAAGCAGAAACTTCTGGCCATCGACTGGCCGCCCTCCTTTGCGCGCCGGGTGCGCCAGGCCGCGGCCGAAAGCGGCCTGGAAGTCCGGATCGCCGAGAGCCCGCAGGAGTTCATGGCCCTCTACCCCCATTACCAGCCCGACATCGTGGCCTTTCAGGTCTTCATGATGGAGGTCGACGGCATCGAGCTGGTCCAGTGGCTGGGCGCCCAGGAGCGCAAGGCCAGCGTGCTGCTCTCGGCCGACCACGAGCCCCGCTACGCCGAGGCCGCAAAGGCGATCGCCGAGACCGTGGGCACGGTCGAAGTCACCGTGGTGCCCAACGCGCTGGACCAGCGCCAGTTCCGGGCCACCCTGGCCAGTTTGGCCCAGGCGGCGCGCCACGGCGGCGAGGCGAAGGGCCGGGTGTGTGAGTGA
- a CDS encoding TIM barrel protein, translating to MPRFSINASFMLPEHPFLDRFAAAADLGFRAVDLQFPYDHPAEAVAARARAAGVEVVLINVPAGDLAAGEAGTAGLPGREAEFREGVEEAVAYCRALDCRRVNVLAGTTPRGLTPSDCAEVLAANLRHAAERCAAEGITVMVEALNGRDNPGFLLQTTDEALAAIARAGHGNLRLQFDLYHRQVMEGDLIRGLEENLPRIAHIQFADNPGRGAPGSGEINLSAVFDAIDRLGYGGWVGAEYVAAGPTGESLGWFRERA from the coding sequence ATGCCACGTTTTTCGATCAACGCCAGCTTCATGCTGCCGGAACATCCCTTCCTCGACCGCTTCGCGGCGGCGGCCGACCTGGGCTTCCGCGCGGTCGACCTGCAGTTCCCCTACGACCACCCGGCCGAGGCCGTGGCGGCGCGGGCGCGGGCCGCCGGCGTCGAGGTCGTGCTGATCAACGTCCCGGCCGGCGACCTGGCGGCGGGCGAGGCCGGGACCGCGGGTCTGCCCGGCCGCGAGGCGGAGTTCAGGGAGGGTGTCGAGGAGGCGGTCGCCTACTGCCGGGCGCTTGACTGCCGCCGGGTCAACGTGCTGGCCGGCACGACCCCGCGCGGGCTGACGCCGAGCGACTGCGCCGAGGTCCTCGCCGCCAACCTGCGCCACGCCGCCGAGCGCTGCGCGGCCGAGGGGATCACGGTCATGGTCGAGGCGCTCAACGGCCGCGACAACCCGGGCTTCCTGCTGCAGACCACGGACGAGGCCCTGGCGGCGATCGCGCGGGCGGGGCACGGGAACCTGCGGCTGCAGTTCGACCTCTATCACCGGCAGGTCATGGAGGGCGACCTGATACGCGGCCTGGAGGAGAACCTGCCGCGAATCGCCCACATCCAGTTCGCCGACAACCCGGGCCGCGGCGCGCCCGGCAGCGGCGAGATCAACCTGTCCGCCGTGTTCGACGCGATCGACCGCCTGGGCTACGGCGGCTGGGTCGGCGCGGAGTACGTCGCGGCGGGTCCGACCGGCGAGAGCCTGGGATGGTTTCGGGAGCGCGCCTGA